The Lycium ferocissimum isolate CSIRO_LF1 chromosome 10, AGI_CSIRO_Lferr_CH_V1, whole genome shotgun sequence genome window below encodes:
- the LOC132033109 gene encoding protein FREE1 produces the protein MQQGDYSTSNNPYYNNNYPNSAPIPSPPSYASAPPFTATYNPPPPPPPYTHNPDLLSYNPPSHSYNPPPQPPALQQPQSSSPFPSFESHAPPYHNPRHSQPYYDQPTQATPNSSYPSVYPAPNYDNNNNTGKFDQNGPYFDEPVDNYGNYASLRGEFGENAYGKRTGTSGFGNDGYGDGVFAYQGSKVEPYGARGTGSKSSTWSSSSFDDFGRPIGYNNSTKDRLSTPTAKIVKAIPKVDTQEDVKSGVQKFRVKLLAESGGQSTQDVLCQIGLDGIRMLDPSTSRTLRIYPLDTITRCDKTDSSTFAFWSKSAVDIEPRRIRLQSNSYTTSTLLDTVTAATVQFKEMGGRIRSSESPKVAEQPTEKKKGLADWINIVKPVNEEKDHWVPDEAVTKCTACGSAFNAFVRKHHCRNCGDIFCDKCTQGRTALTADENAPVVRVCDRCMAEVSRRLSSAKETVNRSTGLQSHEDLAKKLQEEMERNRRGSSGSRQDRSGRMKEVACPTCTVHLQVQVPSSGSETIECGVCQHPFLISSH, from the exons ATGCAACAAGGCGATTACAGCACCTCCAATAATCcctattacaacaacaactacccTAATTCAGCTCCGATCCCATCACCACCTTCATACGCCTCTGCTCCGCCCTTCACCGCCACTTACaaccctcctcctcctcctcctccttatACCCACAATCCCGATTTACTCTCCTACAACCCTCCCTCACACTCCTACAACCCTCCACCACAGCCGCCGGCGTTGCAACAGCCTCAGTCCTCCTCTCCCTTTCCTTCATTTGAATCTCACGCGCCGCCGTACCACAATCCACGTCATTCTCAGCCTTATTACGATCAACCCACCCAGGCTACTCCTAATTCTTCGTATCCTTCAGTTTATCCAGCTCCCaattatgataataataataatacaggAAAGTTTGATCAAAATGGACCTTATTTTGATGAACCTGTGGATAACTATGGAAATTATGCTTCGTTGAGAGGTGAATTTGGGGAAAATGCTTATGGGAAACGAACTGGAACTAGTGGATTTGGTAATGATGGTTATGGTGATGGAGTTTTTGCTTATCAAGGTAGTAAAGTAGAACCTTATGGGGCAAGAGGGACTGGTTCAAAGTCGTCGACTTGGTCTTCGTCcagttttgatgattttgggAGGCCAATTGGGTATAATAATTCCACAAAGGATCGTTTATCTACTCCAACTGCGAAGATTGTTAAGGCAATTCCCAAGGTTGATACACAGGAGGATGTAAAAAGTGGTGTGCAAAAGTTCAGGGTGAAGTTATTAGCTGAAAGTGGTGGACAAAGTACTCAAGATGTTCTTTGCCAG ATTGGCTTGGATGGAATCCGCATGTTGGACCCGAGCACTAGCCGGACGTTAAGAATATATCCTCTTGACACGATAACTCGATGTGAT AAAACGGATTCATCTACCTTTGCCTTCTGGTCAAAAAGTGCGGTGGATATAGAACCAAGGCGTATCAGACTGCAGTCAAACAGTTACACAACCAGTACCCTTTTAGATACAGTCACGGCTGCAACTGTACAG TTCAAGGAGATGGGTGGAAGAATCAGGTCATCTGAATCTCCAAAGGTGGCTGAACAGCCTACTGAGAAGAAGAAAGGTCTTGCTGATTGGATTAATATAGTGAAGCCTGTCAATGAGGAGAAAGATCACTGG GTTCCTGATGAAGCAGTTACCAAGTGCACAGCTTGTGGATCAGCCTTTAATGCTTTTGTGCGCAAG CATCACTGTCGGAATTGTGGAGATATTTTCTGTGACAAATGCACTCAGGGAAGAACTGCACTGACAGCTGATGAGAATGCACCAGTTGTCAGAGTTTGTGACCGATGTATG GCTGAGGTTTCTCGTCGGTTAAGCAGCGCAAAGGAAACTGTCAATAGATCAACTGGATTACAAAGTCATGAAGACCTTGCCAAGAAGCTTCAG GAGGAGATGGAGAGAAACCGAAGAGGATCATCTG GGTCTAGACAAGATCGTTCGGGGAGGATGAAAGAGGTTGCGTGCCCTACTTGTACAGTACATTTGCAG GTTCAAGTTCCGAGCTCTGGTTCAGAGACTATAGAATGTGGGGTTTGCCAGCATCCTTTCCTCATTAGCTCGCACTGA
- the LOC132033110 gene encoding uncharacterized protein LOC132033110 yields the protein MKRVSRIAAIYRAVDTTGAVPAPQHRISTAAQYSTTSNNKSSFRSNWLVFNNLVTDLSVRRTAAHAVTGTMLFSVAATTLTEEVKAKEAVPLELRPKELVLYQYEACPFCNKVKAFLDYYDLPYKIIEVNPISKKELKWSDYKKVPVLMVDGEQMVNSSDIIDKLFEKVRSADSTSDADEESKWRKWVDDHLVHMLSPNIYRNTSEALESFDYITSHGNFSFTERITAKYAGAVAMYFVSKKLKKKYNITDERAALYEAAETWVDALKGRDFLGGSNPNLADLAVYGVLRPIRYLKSGKDMVENTRIGDWYSRMESAVGVSSRIEA from the exons ATGAAGAGAGTCAGCCGTATCGCCGCCATATACCGAGCCGTCGACACAACCGGCGCCGTACCGGCGCCGCAACACAGGATATCTACGGCGGCTCAGTATAGCACTACGAGCAATAACAAATCTTCTTTCAGGTCTAACTGGTTAGTATTCAACAATTTGGTGACTGATCTATCTGTTAGAAGAACTGCAGCTCATGCTGTTACTGGAACAATGCTTTTCTCTGTGGCGGCTACAACGTTGACTGAGGAAGTCAAAGCTAAAGAAGCTGTGCCGTTAGAATTACGACCGAAAGAACTTGTTCTTTATCAGTATGAAGCTTGTCCTTTCTGTAACAAGGTTAAAG CATTCCTTGACTACTATGACTTACCATACAAGATCATTGAGGTCAACCCCATCAGCAAAAAAGAACTCAAGTGGTCTGATTATAAAAAAGTGCCTGTTCTGATGGTTGATGGTGAACAGATGGTGAACTCATCAG ATATAATCGATAAATTGTTCGAGAAGGTTCGTTCTGCTGATTCTACCTCTGATGCCGATGAAGAGAGCAAGTGGCGCAA GTGGGTGGATGATCACTTGGTGCACATGTTATCACCCAACATATATAGAAATACCTCAGAAGCTCTTGAATCGTTCGATTACATCACTAGTCATG GTAATTTCAGCTTTACGGAGAGAATAACTGCCAAATATGCTGGAGCCGTAGCGAtgtattttgtttcaaaaaaattgaagaagaaatacAATATTACAGACGAGCGTGCAGCCCTGTATGAAGCTGCAGAAACATGGGTTGATGCTCTGAAGGGACGAGATTTTCTTG GTGGCTCTAACCCAAACTTAGCTGATCTTGCTGTATATGGCGTTTTGAGACCCATTCGCTACCTGAAGTCTGGTAAAGACATGGTGGAGAACACACGTATTGGTGATTGGTACTCTCGGATGGAAAGTGCAGTAGGCGTGTCTTCTAGAATTGAAGCTTGA